A region of the Yarrowia lipolytica chromosome 1C, complete sequence genome:
GCGACTGAAAGTGCTTCTGCGACTAAGtctgccactgccaccaACACTGGGAGCGCTTCTACCACCGAAAGTCGGTCTACCATGGAGAGCGTCTACCACGGAGAGCGTCTACCACGGAGAGCGTGACTGCCACTGACAGTGATACCAATGTGGCTTCCCCCACTGAAGTATCGAGACTTACTTCAGAGGCTAATAACACTAACACCGCCTCTTCTACAGACCTTTTGGTGTCTGCTACGCTGTTATTTCAGAAACGCTGACCCCTTCACGGCTGTCGGTACTGGTGATATTTCCTCTTCAACAACTCTCATGATTGTTACTTTCTCGACTAATGGTTCTGGTGGCGGAGAAGGATCAGAAGATGGATCAGAAGGTGGTTCTGGTGGCGGATCCAACAACGGCCCTGGCGATTATGGCTCAAACGGCTCTAACGGCTCCAATGGCGGCTCTGGCAACTATTTATACATGCGCAAGAATAGAAGGACGGCTTGCTTGATACGAGAGCCATGAATAAGcatatacagtagctactggAATATAACCACTTCTAGCATTGCTACCATGCGGTTTGAGTGGCATCAGGTTAACACCGGGACAGGCTTTGGGCATTGACTCTCCCTTGTCAGTCCAAAACACCGAATCATGCTATTCCATCGAGTCACAGCCCAGCCCTTGACATCGCCCACACAAATGATTGATCAATGAGACCGAGGCGTATCGCAGTTGCCCATATTCAAGTGGCCACTGATACCACGTCTCACGAGGTGAGGTATCATACGCTTATCTATTTGGGGTTTCCATGGCACCAGTTTTCGGCGGATGCTTGGTCACGAGTCCTAACACCCCAGAAAGACATAGATCATTCGATTAAGGCAGACACTAGGGGCATTGTGGTATCAAATTGTTCCCCAAGAGCTCATTTGTCGTTGTTAAAACCACACACGTGAAAAATAGCAACATCACTCCCAGGTTTGTGCAGTAGAATATAGCTTTTCCATCGATTACtgaagtacatacagtacactgtagACATTATTCAAGATGAATTCTACTCTTTATTCTCGATCGTGCCCTCGAAGATATGGGATATCATGGTATCAAAATTTTGGCACAGGCTGAAATTGCCGacaagttcttcttcgGAGAACACACGGATAGCCTGTCTGACCATCTCCAGTTGAACTGGGAGTACAAGGAGGGAAAGCTGGAGCCGGGAGACAGAGGAGGCGAGAAGGTTGGATTACAACGGCACGCAGAAGGAAGACAACTGGTTATGGTTCCAGATCGCCCTGACAACGGCGGCGAAGAAGATCAGAGCACACAGAACCACGGCTGACCACCAGATAGGCGTCTTGGCAGAAGATGTTGCAAAGGTGATACAAGGGGCACGAATGAGAACGCCCGAGTAAAGAGGATCTCACCGCGGTGTAAGAGATGGGGGTCCGACTATCTCAGGGGCTATCTTGCCGAGACTATGTGGGCGAAGAAAGATGCCAGAAAAGAACGGACGGACGAAAACATCGAGACAGCCAGGTTCATGACGCACGAGTTCCACTGGCAGGCCCGCCAGGCCAAGGCGCAAATGTGGAAAAACTACCTCAAATCGTTTCGAAGAGGAGGCATTTGGCGCGCAGCCAAATACTGCCCGCCCACCAACCAAGCCCCCTCCCGCCACTACGCAAGCCGGATGGATGGAGAATGCAGATGCACTGGAAGGAGGACTAATCCCGCCTCTCCGCCGTCTAAGTCGACACCACTGGACTACACGCTAGAGGTAGACGAGAAGTGAGGGAAGCTCATCGAAGAGGATCTCTTCAGATCGACCGCCAGAACCCCAAAAGGGCTCTGGGGTCTGACATGCACAAGGCCAGGGTCATAAAGGAAGCACACAAGAACCAAGCCATGTACCCATACCTTCTCCGCCTGTATGTTGCGTGCACCGAGGCGGACCAGCCACTGGCGTGGAGGACCAGGAACACGGTGGTCTTGCGGAAGGGAGAAAAGCGGGACTGGGCACTGCCCAAATCCTACAGGCCAAATAGCCTGCTAAATGTGATGGGGAAGGTCCTCGAGGCCATCATCCAACAAAGGCTGACACACATCACAGGGGACACGCCGAAAGAGCCATTCGGAAGACGAAGCAGATACTCCGCACCAGATGCGGTGCTGACGCTGATCCAGGACGCCCAGCTGGCGAACAAGCGTATAGACACCCGGACCACAGCCCTGATGGTAGACGTCAAAGCACGATTCGACAAAGTGCACCGAGACACCCTGCTATCAACACTGGGGACACTCAAAGTCCCAAAAACGGTTATCCGGTGGGTATGTTCGTTCCTCACGGGACGCTCAATCTCACTAGTGGTCGACAGCAGACACTGACCCCACGGGCAGTACAGGTAGACATTCCCCAGAAATCTCCAATCTCGCagctcctgttcctgttaAACACTACGCAGCTCTACCGAGTAGTCAAGAGCTATGACGCATAAGTGATAGGCTAAACTGACGACATCACTGTAGGCATCCATAGTTGTGTGGACCACACAACATGTACTACGGCGACAAGCTAGGATTCATTCACCGTGGCAGAAAAGGACGAGAttccaaggaggaaactccaacaactaACGGGAGACATCCGCCTCCCACAGGAACAGGTGAAGTTGCGCGGCATCACTCTGGACACCAACATGAAATTTACAGCCCACATTGGCACTAAGCACTCGAGCTAGGAGAAGCAGCGCTGGGGGTCACTCAGCGACGGGAACGACGCCAATGCGGGGTCACGAGCGAGGCCGCCCGGCGCCTCTACCTGACATGCGTCGTGCCAGTCATCGAGTACGGATAGGAGGTCTGGTACTACCAACTAACCGATGCGGCATTGAACAGAACAAGGAAACTACAGAAGCACGCGGCAAGGATCATCCTTGTTGAATAAAATGAATTCATATAACAAGTACATTAAAGACTTACATATCACTTGCTAAGAGGCGTTCTGATAACCAGACTATTCTCTCTATCAGAGAAACTCGTCAGGAGAGTCTCCGCCCCCTAGTGGAGGATTCGACTGAGCACGCATTGCTACCATGCGGTTTGAGTGGCATCAGGTTAACACCGGGACAGGCTTTGGGCATTGACTCTCCCTTGTCAGTCCAAAACACCGAATCATGCTATTCCATCGAGTCACAGCCCAGCCCTTGACATCGCCCACACAAATGATTGATCAATGAGACCGAGGCGTATCGCAGTTGCCCATATTCAAGTGGCCACTGATACCACGTCTCACGAGGTGAGGTATCATACGCTTATCTATTTGGGGTTTCCATGGCACCAGTTTTCGGCGGATGCTTGGTCACGAGTCCTAACACCCCAGAAAGACATAGATCATTCGATTAAGGCAGACACTAGGGGCATTGTGGTATCAAATTGTTCCCCAAGAGCTCATTTGTCGTTGTTAAAACCACACACGTGAAAAATAGCAACATCACTCCCAGGTTTGTGCAGTAGAATATAGCTTTTCCATCGATTACtgaagtacatacagtacactgtagACATTATTCAAGATGAATTCTACTCTTTATTCTCGATCGTGCCCTCGAAGATATGGGATATCATGGTATCAAAATTTTGGCACAGGCTGAAATTGCCGacaagttcttcttcgGAGAACACACGGATAGCCTGTCTGACCATCTCCAGTTGAACTGGGAGTACAAGGAGGGAAAGCTGGAGCCGGGAGACAGAGGAGGCGAGAAGGTTGGATTACAACGGCACGCAGAAGGAAGACAACTGGTTATGGTTCCAGATCGCCCTGACAACGGCGGCGAAGAAGATCAGAGCACACAGAACCACGGCTGACCACCAGATAGGCGTCTTGGCAGAAGATGTTGCAAAGGTGATACAAGGGGCACGAATGAGAACGCCCGAGTAAAGAGGATCTCACCGCGGTGTAAGAGATGGGGGTCCGACTATCTCAGGGGCTATCTTGCCGAGACTATGTGGGCGAAGAAAGATGCCAGAAAAGAACGGACGGACGAAAACATCGAGACAGCCAGGTTCATGACGCACGAGTTCCACTGGCAGGCCCGCCAGGCCAAGGCGCAAATGTGGAAAAACTACCTCAAATCGTTTCGAAGAGGAGGCATTTGGCGCGCAGCCAAATACTGCCCGCCCACCAACCAAGCCCCCTCCCGCCACTACGCAAGCCGGATGGATGGAGAATGCAGATGCACTGGAAGGAGGACTAATCCCGCCTCTCCGCCGTCTAAGTCGACACCACTGGACTACACGCTAGAGGTAGACGAGAAGTGAGGGAAGCTCATCGAAGAGGATCTCTTCAGATCGACCGCCAGAACCCCAAAAGGGCTCTGGGGTCTGACATGCTCAAGGCCAGGGTCATAAAGGAAGCACACAAGAACCAAGCCATGTACCCATACCTTCTCCGCCTGTATGTTGCGTGCACCGAGGCGGACCAGCCACTGGCGTGGAGGACCAGGAACACGGTGGTCTTGCGGAAGGGAGAAAAGCGGGACTGGGCACTGCCCAAATCCTACAGGCCAAATAGCCTGCTAAATGTGATGGGGAAGGTCCTCGAGGCCATCATCCAACAAAGGCTGACACACATCGCAGGGGACACGCCGAAAGAGCCATTCGGAAGACGAAGCAGATACTCCGCACCAGATGCGGTGCTGACGCTGATCCAGGACGCCCAGCTGGCGAACAAGCGTATAGACACCCGGACCACAGCCCTGATGGTAGACGTCAAAGCACGATTCGACAAAGTGCACCGAGACACCCTGCTATCAACACTGGGGACACTCAAAGTCCCAAAAACGGTTATCCGGTGGGTATGTTCGTTCCTCACGGGACGCTCAATCTCACTAGTGGTCGACAGCAGACACTGACCCCACGGGCAGTACAGGTAGACATTCCCCAGAAATCTCCAATCTCGCagctcctgttcctgttaAACACTACGCAGCTCTACCGAGTAGTCAAGAGCTATGACGCATAAGTGATAGGCTAAACTGACGACATCACTGTAGGCATCCATAGTTGTGTGGACCACACAACATGTACTACGGCGACAAGCTAGGATTCATTCACCGTGGCAGAAAAGGACGAGAttccaaggaggaaactccaacaactaACGGGAGACATCCGCCTCCCACAGGAACAGGTGAAGTTGCGCGGCATCACTCTGGACACCAACATAAATTTTACAGCCCACATTGGCACTAAGCACTCGAGCTAGGAGAAGCAGCGCTGGGGGTCACTCAGCGACGGGAACGACGCCAATGCGGGGTCACGAGCGAGGCCGCCCGGCGCCTCTACCTGACATGCGTCGTGCCAGTCATCGAGTACGGATAGGAGGTCTGGTACTACCAACTAACCGATGCGGCATTGAACAGAACAAGGAAACTACAGAAGCACGCGGCAAGGATCATCCTTGTTGAATAAAATGAATTCATATAACAAGTACATTAAAGACTTACATATCACTTGCTAAGAGGCGTTCTGATAACCAGACTATTCTCTCTATCAGAGAAACTCGTCAGGAGAGTCTCCGCCCCCTAGTGGAGGATTCGACTGAGCACGCCATCAGGTTGACCAAATTATGCTGAGTGAATTTGTCCCTCAGAAAggaaactacaagtagtggtTTGTCACCCACGTCAAGGTTTTCCACTCAATTGTCAAGGGTTATGAGGTACTCCGCACAACAAATAACAAAACAactatgtactgtacatactgtacgtacatCGTCATCCGCTACCACGGATATTACGACACCTTGGTCGTCCATTATAACCAGCATAAAGGCACTTCGTTTCCTCAAGCTCTGCAAATCTGTTTACAGTACTGCCTGCTGGTGACCTCTCAAAGAGTGACACTACTTGCTCACCGAAAAATGCAGACATCTGCCACAATGGCCACTTGCGTCCAACATATCTCCTGTTTCTCATTGACAGCTTGGTCTAACCGTCTCTTCTATCATACGTCAACAGTATGAGACCAACAGACGCATCCTCCACACATGTGTGTAGCCCGCCACCCTCATACCTCAACGTATTGCATTCAGTTATAAATAGTCCCGCATGCCACTGAAACATCTATTCCACTTTTGAACAGCCTATCTTATCTTCATCACTTTGCATCGACATGCCCATTTCGTCAGACTGCATAGCTGTCCCCGCCGTTACCCAGGTGACACAATCAACACGCACTGCGGCTATGAAGAGCAGACTCACAACACCAACTGGGCTATTATCTTGCTCCTAAACCTTTCTGGTCATGGTGACTCTGAGACCAAACCATCCACACACCATACGcctactactgtacacgCAAGATAACACTACGACTGAAACAGCGTAACCAACACGGTTTTGACGACTGGGCGATAGTGCCAACCAGATTGACTtccagacacaaacatAAACATCATTCACCTTTGGAAATGTACGAAGCAAAGTCACAATATCAAATGAGTATGACAACGGCATCGCACGACGGTCACAGATGATCTATGACGTGAAAAACACGTGAGAGAACACTCATACGACTGAGACCCTTATTGTATTCCTGCGGTGCCTCTGGGTGCTGAGGTTTCATTGTGTCAATCTTGTCCGGGACTGCCCGTTATGCCTTCTCATCATCCAAACACTCATGGCTGCACTATGCGGACGtgacagccttgagagATACCCTTGCGATACCCAATGAAGCAACTCTCTGAAATCTAGCAGGCACGAGCCCCAGACAGTATTTCGATGGTGATAATCTCTATAGTTATTGATACTTTTTCCTCAATCACACGCGCGTACCAAAACAGTATTGATGCGCAGTTCGATCCCTCCTCTCGAGTAAACCAGTGTATCTGAAGTTGGCAGCTGTGAACCAGCAGTTAtttgtcttcttcatgaAGTATTTGAGTCTCACTCACGTTCTAGATCCTGATACTACAAATAGCTACGTTATGGAAGACTTCACA
Encoded here:
- a CDS encoding uncharacterized protein (Converted to coding from non-coding YALI0C24442g, weakly similar to uniprot|Q01375 Neurospora crassa Contains reverse transcriptase and cys finger domains), with the protein product MLKARVIKEAHKNQAMYPYLLRLYVACTEADQPLAWRTRNTVVLRKGEKRDWALPKSYRPNSLLNVMGKVLEAIIQQRLTHIAGDTPKEPFGRRSRYSAPDAVLTLIQDAQLANKRIDTRTTALMVDVKARFDKVHRDTLLSTLGTLKVPKTVIRWVCSFLTGRSISLVVDSRH